In one Nicotiana tomentosiformis chromosome 6, ASM39032v3, whole genome shotgun sequence genomic region, the following are encoded:
- the LOC138894186 gene encoding uncharacterized protein, with translation MSVTQYEMRFSELGRHAIWLVPKDRERIKRFIDGLDFQLRLLMTREKVRGATFDKVVDIAQKIEMVRGQERVEREDKRPCGQGGFIGAPHGVPATSTRKQFPRCHGGLSQQRIQPSNSAPVTSPPTQSAQGEGQSARGCPRRGGKLGGGQAHFYALPARPDDIASDAVVTGIVSVCHRDASVLFDPGKANVVVDALSHRAESLGSLMYLLAVERPLALDVQALVVQLVRLDILEASWVLSCVVSRSSLYDRIRKCQYDDLHLLVLQDRVRRGDSRDVTIGYDDMLRMQGRICVPNVYGLRELILEEAHISRYSIHPGATKMYQDIR, from the exons atgtctgtgacacagtatgagatgcggttctccgagttaggccgtcatgcgatctggttggttcccaagGACCGAGAGAGGATcaagaggtttatagatggcctcgatTTTCAGCTTCGGTTGCTTATGACAAGAGAGAAAGTGcgtggtgctacttttgataaggTGGTCGACATTGCACaaaagattgagatggttcgcggtcaggagagggttgagagggaggacaagaggccttgtggtcagggtggattcattGGTGCTCCTCATGGGG ttcccgCCACTAGCACCAGGAAGCAGTTTCCTCGATGTCATGGAGGCctatctcagcagaggattcAGCCTTCGaattcagcaccagttacttcaccacccacccAGTCAGCTCAGGGTgaaggtcagtcagctaggggttgccctagaaggggaggcaaattagggggtggccaggcccatttctatgccctccctgccagaccagatgatattgcttcagatgctgtggtTACAGgaattgtctcagtttgtcatagagatgcctctgtattatttgaccctg ggaaggccaatgtggtggtcgatgctttgagtcaccgggcagagagtttggggagtttaatGTATCTTCTggcagtagagagacctttggcattggatgttcaagccttagtgGTCCAGCTtgtaagattggatattttggaggcGAGTTGGGTGTTGTcttgcgtggtctccaggtcttctctttatgatcgtatcaggaagtgtcagtatgatgacctccacttgctcgttcttcaggacagggttcggagaggtgattctagggatgtgactattggttaTGATGacatgttgaggatgcagggtcggatatgtgtgcctaatgtatatgggcttcgggagttgattcttgaggaggcccacatctcgcggtattccatccatccgggtgccacgaaaaTGTACCAGGATAtaaggtag